From Natrinema sp. CBA1119:
CCGTCCTTGTTCATCGTCGGCAGGAACGACACGCAAGTGCTCGAACTCAATCGCGACGCGCTCGACCAGCTCACCTGCGAGAAGGACCTTCACGTCGTCGAGGGAGCGGGACACCTCTTCGAAGGCGAGGGGGAACTCGAGGAAGTCGCCGACGTGGCAGCCGACTGGTTCGCCGAGACGCTGAAATAGAGACGTGCGACGCCGTCCCGTACGTGCAAACCGGTTCCGAACCCGACACCCGAACTGCTCGATCAGCGTCCGGTATCGTCCGCGTCGCCGACGTAGGGGACGATCTCGAGGAGGACGACGTCGCCCGATTCGAGGCCTCGATCGCCGCGAGCGCACGACACAGCCCGCGACCGATCAGAGGCCCCAGAAGAAGACGATACCCCCCGTCGTCACGACGACGAGCAAGAGCTGGAGCGGTCCACCTACGCGGATGAAGTCGCTGAACTGGTACTTTCCCGGTCCGTAGACGAAGAGGTTGGTCTGGTAGCCGACCGGCGTCATAAACGCGGTGCTGGCGGCGAACGTCACCGCGAGGACGAACGCGAAGGCGTTGGCACCCAACCGCCCGGCGACGTCGACCGCTACCGGGACGAGCAACACGACGCTCGCCTGGTTGCTGACGACGTTGGTCATCAGTGCTGTCAGCAGGTAGAACAGGCCGAGAACGCCGACCGCCGGCAGGATGTCTGCACTCGAGACGACGAGCGCGCCGAGAATGTCCGCGCCGCCCGTTTCAGCCATCGCGTTTCCAAGTGGGATGACGCCGGCGAGCAGGAAAATGATGTCCCACTGGACGGCCTCGTACGCCTCGGCGGGTTTGATGACGCCCGCGGCGAGCATCGTGACGACGCCGGCCAGGGCGGAGACCATGATCGGCAGCAGGTCGAGCGCGGCCAGGCCCACGACAGCGAGGACGACGCCGATGGCGACTGGCAGCTTCGAACTCCGGAACTGCTGGAGATCGAGATCGCCGGCGACGATGACGTTCGGATCGTCGGCGAGGCGGTCGACCGTCTCCGCCTCGGACTCGATCAGGAGCGCGTCACCGGGTCGAAAGGTGAACTCGGAGAGCCGTTCGTGGGTGATCCTGCCGCCGCGTCGAACGGCGAGCACGCGAGCGTGATAGGTGTCGGAAAAGCGGGCCGACTCGATCGTCTCGCCGATCAGGTTCGACCCCGCCGTGAGGACAATCTCGACGAGCGTCTGTTCTGGCGCGAGTGAGTCGAGGTCGGCTTCGGTCGTCGCGCCGGGAACGAGATCGATCCCTTCGATGTTGATCAGCGTCTGCAGCGCGCCGTTGGTGAGCCGAACGGTGTAGACGTCGTCACTCTGGATCTCAGTCGACAGCGGCGGATTGGAGACGTACCGGCCGTCTCGAATGAGTTGGGTGACGTCGGCCTCGTGATCGACCTCCTCGAGGGCTTCTCGGATGGTTAGTCCGACCACAGGCGAGTCCTGGCGAACGACGAGTTCCGTGAGATACTCCTCCCGCGCCGTCGTCGCTCGCTCGCTTCGCGGCGTGACGTGCGACGGCGCGAGCCAGTAGCCGACCGTGAGCAAGTACGCCGCCCCGACCAAGAAGACGACGATGCCGAGTTTGGTAAACTCGAACATCGAGAAGGGCCGACCGAGGTACTCCGCCGAGAGGCTGCTCGCGACCAGATTCGTGGACGTTCCGATGAGGGTGAGCATACCACCGAACATCGATGCGTACGACAGCGGCAAGAGGAGCTTCGACGGGGAGGTCCCGTTCTCGTGAGCCAGGTCGTTTACCATTGGCACTAACACAGCGACCGCCGCCGTGTTGTTGATCAGTCCTGATAGCGGACCGACGATCCCGACGGTCGCCGCGAGCTGTTTGCGTTCGTTCGTGCCGGTGTAGGTCGCGACGGTCGTCTCGAGACGTTGAATGAGACCGGTTCGTCGGACGCCCTCGCTCAGGATCATCATCGAGAGAATCGTGATCGTCGCGGGGTTCGAGAATCCGGCGACGCCGTCGCTCGGGGAGACGCCGGTCCACGGACCGAGTATCA
This genomic window contains:
- a CDS encoding SLC13 family permease; the encoded protein is MAMLTTGALLVFLIIAAALVLFVTEPVPIDVTAIGIMVCLMILGPWTGVSPSDGVAGFSNPATITILSMMILSEGVRRTGLIQRLETTVATYTGTNERKQLAATVGIVGPLSGLINNTAAVAVLVPMVNDLAHENGTSPSKLLLPLSYASMFGGMLTLIGTSTNLVASSLSAEYLGRPFSMFEFTKLGIVVFLVGAAYLLTVGYWLAPSHVTPRSERATTAREEYLTELVVRQDSPVVGLTIREALEEVDHEADVTQLIRDGRYVSNPPLSTEIQSDDVYTVRLTNGALQTLINIEGIDLVPGATTEADLDSLAPEQTLVEIVLTAGSNLIGETIESARFSDTYHARVLAVRRGGRITHERLSEFTFRPGDALLIESEAETVDRLADDPNVIVAGDLDLQQFRSSKLPVAIGVVLAVVGLAALDLLPIMVSALAGVVTMLAAGVIKPAEAYEAVQWDIIFLLAGVIPLGNAMAETGGADILGALVVSSADILPAVGVLGLFYLLTALMTNVVSNQASVVLLVPVAVDVAGRLGANAFAFVLAVTFAASTAFMTPVGYQTNLFVYGPGKYQFSDFIRVGGPLQLLLVVVTTGGIVFFWGL